The Myxococcales bacterium genome window below encodes:
- a CDS encoding TVP38/TMEM64 family protein, with the protein MAVVAILIGLGLVAWHYNMPLAELSALAQQLGTLRLWLLIILFYCAISVLPLPGRDAVKLLGADQLGLGSILAIWLGEMMAAVVSFWLSRVGGYDLVALLAGKRLEMFNRRLHQATWRSILILRLLPVTPYRFFNYAAGLVELRFWAYFAGSLVGILARTAFFQALFVLFASTLKDRGVTLWQLYVFSMIFVPFMLLTWWLWDRRRRKRATTEQPPRRDES; encoded by the coding sequence TTGGCGGTTGTAGCCATCCTGATCGGCTTGGGCCTGGTGGCCTGGCATTACAACATGCCGCTGGCCGAACTCAGCGCCCTGGCCCAGCAGCTCGGCACCCTGCGGCTGTGGCTGCTGATCATCCTTTTCTATTGCGCCATTTCGGTGCTGCCGCTGCCGGGCCGCGATGCCGTCAAACTCCTGGGCGCCGATCAACTCGGCCTGGGCAGCATTCTCGCGATCTGGCTGGGCGAAATGATGGCCGCCGTGGTTTCGTTCTGGCTGTCGCGCGTCGGCGGCTACGACCTGGTCGCGCTTTTGGCCGGAAAACGGCTGGAGATGTTCAACCGGCGACTGCATCAGGCGACCTGGCGATCGATTCTGATCCTGCGCCTGTTGCCGGTGACGCCCTATCGGTTTTTCAATTATGCCGCCGGCCTGGTGGAGCTCCGCTTCTGGGCTTATTTCGCCGGCAGTCTGGTCGGCATCCTGGCGCGAACCGCTTTCTTCCAGGCGCTGTTCGTTCTGTTCGCCTCGACCCTGAAGGATCGAGGCGTCACCTTGTGGCAACTCTACGTTTTTTCGATGATCTTTGTGCCTTTCATGCTGCTGACCTGGTGGCTATGGGACCGCCGCCGCAGAAAGCGCGCAACGACCGAACAACCGCCGCGGAGGGACGAATCATGA
- a CDS encoding glycosyltransferase family 4 protein, which produces MSWEGIDSIVAGKINEWNFPRGGGAIRILLANNRYFPSGGPERYLFAVEAGLRRAGHEVFPFALAYPQNEPAETRAYFPPPPVEGDFLLYGDRALSLGEKLSLAWRVVNDRAVYRAAREALRALRIDVVYALQIAHYLFPEVLLAARDENIPVVMRLSDYQLVCPAYNCLRDEKPCFLCRDGFLPALTHRCLKKSLPITAVRVAAMLRARWTGALDAVRYFIAPSRFLIGLLRQAGFAPHRLLHLPTPIDLPPDPGPAHSDAPLLYVGGLYEAKGAHLAIEALRGTGRALLIAGDTNTPYGRRLAEKVEQERISEVRFLGFVRGEALARLYAAAQAVIVPSIWWENVPHVALEAMAYRRPVIAGDLGSLPEVIAHGETGLLFAPGDPQALRARVEELARSGLVERYGDAGRARVAAGHDPQRHRQRLEEIFAECRR; this is translated from the coding sequence TTGTCATGGGAGGGTATTGATAGCATAGTTGCCGGCAAAATCAATGAATGGAATTTCCCACGAGGAGGCGGCGCCATTCGCATCCTGCTGGCCAACAATCGATATTTCCCGTCGGGCGGGCCGGAGCGTTATCTGTTCGCCGTCGAAGCCGGCTTGCGCCGGGCCGGGCACGAGGTGTTTCCGTTCGCCCTGGCGTATCCGCAAAACGAACCGGCGGAGACGCGCGCTTATTTTCCGCCGCCGCCGGTCGAGGGTGATTTTTTACTCTACGGCGACCGCGCGCTGTCCCTGGGGGAGAAGCTTTCGCTCGCCTGGCGGGTGGTGAACGATCGCGCCGTTTATCGGGCGGCGCGGGAAGCGTTGCGGGCGCTCCGGATCGACGTGGTCTACGCGCTGCAGATCGCGCACTATCTTTTCCCCGAAGTGCTGTTGGCGGCGCGCGATGAAAACATCCCGGTGGTCATGCGGCTTTCGGATTACCAACTGGTCTGTCCCGCCTACAATTGCCTACGCGACGAAAAGCCTTGCTTTCTTTGCCGCGACGGCTTTTTGCCCGCATTGACGCATCGCTGCCTGAAAAAATCACTGCCGATCACCGCTGTGCGCGTGGCGGCGATGCTGCGGGCGCGCTGGACGGGCGCGCTGGACGCGGTGCGGTATTTCATCGCGCCCAGCCGTTTTCTGATCGGGCTCCTCCGCCAGGCGGGTTTCGCGCCGCATCGGTTGCTGCATCTGCCCACGCCGATCGATCTGCCGCCCGATCCGGGGCCGGCTCATTCCGACGCGCCGCTGCTGTACGTCGGCGGCTTGTACGAGGCGAAAGGCGCGCACCTGGCGATCGAGGCGCTGCGCGGCACCGGCCGGGCGCTGCTGATCGCCGGCGACACCAACACGCCTTACGGGCGGCGGCTGGCGGAGAAGGTGGAACAGGAGCGGATCAGCGAAGTCCGCTTTCTCGGTTTTGTGCGGGGCGAGGCGCTGGCCCGGCTTTACGCGGCGGCGCAGGCGGTGATCGTGCCGTCCATCTGGTGGGAAAACGTGCCGCACGTCGCCCTGGAAGCGATGGCCTATCGGCGGCCGGTGATCGCCGGCGATCTGGGCAGCCTGCCCGAGGTGATCGCCCACGGTGAAACCGGGCTGCTGTTTGCGCCGGGCGATCCCCAGGCGTTGCGGGCGCGGGTCGAAGAACTGGCGCGTTCGGGACTGGTCGAACGCTACGGCGACGCGGGCCGCGCGCGCGTGGCCGCCGGGCACGATCCGCAACGGCATCGGCAACGGCTGGAAGAGATCTTCGCGGAGTGCCGCCGATGA